In Vitis riparia cultivar Riparia Gloire de Montpellier isolate 1030 chromosome 19, EGFV_Vit.rip_1.0, whole genome shotgun sequence, the following proteins share a genomic window:
- the LOC117909512 gene encoding probable glutathione S-transferase isoform X2 codes for MADEIILLDFWPSMFGMKVRIALAEKGLKYEYRDEDLFNKGPLLLEMNPIHKKIPVLIHKDPYHRAQARFWADYIDKKLHLLGQRLWRTKGEEQEANKEYIECLKLLEGELGDKPYFGGENFGFVDVNLMPYFSWLYVFEIAANFSIEAECPKLITWAKRCMEKESVSTSLPDRQKLYDFFLQLKKWHGIE; via the exons ATGGCAGACGAGATTATTTTGCTGGACTTCTGGCCGAGCATGTTTGGTATGAAGGTCAGAATTGCACTAGCAGAGAAGGGTCTCAAATATGAATACAGAGATGAGGACTTGTTCAACAAGGGCCCTCTACTTCTAGAGATGAACCCAATTCATAAGAAAATCCCAGTGCTGATCCATAA GGATCCATACCATAGAGCTCAAGCCAGGTTCTGGGCTGACTACATAGACAAGAAG CTACACCTTCTTGGGCAAAGGTTATGGAGAACCAAAGGAGAAGAGCAGGAGGCAAACAAGGAGTACATTGAATGCCTTAAGCTATTGGAAGGAGAGCTAGGAGATAAGCCATATTTTGGtggtgaaaattttggttttgtggATGTGAATCTTATGCCATATTTTAGTTGGCTTTATGTATTTGAGATCGCTGCTAACTTCAGTATAGAAGCTGAGTGCCCAAAGTTGATTACATGGGCTAAAAGGTGCATGGAAAAGGAGAGTGTGTCCACTTCTCTTCCTGATCGTCAGAAGCTTTATGACTTCTTTTTACAATTGAAGAAGTGGCATGGTATAGAGTAG
- the LOC117909512 gene encoding probable glutathione S-transferase isoform X1, producing the protein MADEIILLDFWPSMFGMKVRIALAEKGLKYEYRDEDLFNKGPLLLEMNPIHKKIPVLIHNGKPICESQIIVQYIDEVWKDKSPLLPSDPYHRAQARFWADYIDKKLHLLGQRLWRTKGEEQEANKEYIECLKLLEGELGDKPYFGGENFGFVDVNLMPYFSWLYVFEIAANFSIEAECPKLITWAKRCMEKESVSTSLPDRQKLYDFFLQLKKWHGIE; encoded by the exons ATGGCAGACGAGATTATTTTGCTGGACTTCTGGCCGAGCATGTTTGGTATGAAGGTCAGAATTGCACTAGCAGAGAAGGGTCTCAAATATGAATACAGAGATGAGGACTTGTTCAACAAGGGCCCTCTACTTCTAGAGATGAACCCAATTCATAAGAAAATCCCAGTGCTGATCCATAATGGTAAACCCATTTGTGAGTCTCAGATAATAGTTCAATATATTGATGAGGTTTGGAAGGATAAATCTCCATTATTGCCCTCGGATCCATACCATAGAGCTCAAGCCAGGTTCTGGGCTGACTACATAGACAAGAAG CTACACCTTCTTGGGCAAAGGTTATGGAGAACCAAAGGAGAAGAGCAGGAGGCAAACAAGGAGTACATTGAATGCCTTAAGCTATTGGAAGGAGAGCTAGGAGATAAGCCATATTTTGGtggtgaaaattttggttttgtggATGTGAATCTTATGCCATATTTTAGTTGGCTTTATGTATTTGAGATCGCTGCTAACTTCAGTATAGAAGCTGAGTGCCCAAAGTTGATTACATGGGCTAAAAGGTGCATGGAAAAGGAGAGTGTGTCCACTTCTCTTCCTGATCGTCAGAAGCTTTATGACTTCTTTTTACAATTGAAGAAGTGGCATGGTATAGAGTAG